In Feifania hominis, the following are encoded in one genomic region:
- the rpoB gene encoding DNA-directed RNA polymerase subunit beta, producing MVKPVRLGNNTRMSFSKIDEILEMPNLLEVQKKSYRWFLEEGLREVFNDVSSITDYTGNLVLDFIDYNLEEKSKYNVEECKERDATYAAPLKVRVRLVNKETGEVKEQEIFMGDFPLMTDSGTFVINGAERVIVSQLVRSPGIYYGIKMDKTGTRLFDTTVIPNRGAWLEYETDANNVFYVRIDKNRKTPVTTLIRALGAGSDEEILEIFGEDERIGATIEKDPTKNTEDALIEIYKKLRPGEPPTLDSAQTLFHNMFFDVRRYDLSKVGRYKYNKKLALGSRIMGKQLAQPVVSPMTGEILAEEGEVLSKQKAFAIQDSGVSTVYLKVEDRIVKVFSNGMVDAAKFLPFDPHEAGIRERVKFDVLREIMESAKDEQELKKTLRERNDDLIPKHITVDDIYASINYLNCLASDIGTDDDIDHLGNRRIRSVGELLQNQFRIGLARMERVIRERMTIQDLDIVTPQALINIRPVVAAIKEFFGSSPLSQFMDQTNPLAELTHKRRLSALGPGGLSRDRAGFEVRDVHHSHYGRMCPIETPEGPNIGLISYLSSFARINEYGFIEAPYRRVDKETGVVTNEITYMTADMEDDFIVAQASEPLDENNKFKNRKVAARYRDEILEIEREQIDYMDVSPKMVVSVATAMIPFLENDDANRALMGSNMQRQAVPLLRTESPIVGTGMEYKAAVDSGVVTVAKQAGIVESVAANEIVIRGDNGETDRYHLIKFLRSNQGTCINQRAIVNNGQRVEKGEVIADGPSTDNGEIALGRNMLIGFMTWEGYNYEDAVLINERLVRDDLFTSIHIEEYETEARDTKLGPEEITREIPNVGEDALKDLDERGIIRVGAEVRSGDILVGKVTPKGETELTAEERLLRAIFGEKAREVRDTSLRVPHGESGIIVDVKVFTRQNGDEMSPGINMVVRCYIAQKRKISVGDKMAGRHGNKGVVSRILPQEDMPFMPDGTPLDIVLNPLGVPSRMNIGQVLEVHLGMAAKKLGWKIMTQVFDGANDDDIAECIEKAGMRADGKTILYDGRTGEEFDNPVTVGYMYYLKLHHLVDDKIHARSTGPYSLVTQQPLGGKAQFGGQRFGEMEVWALEAYGAAYTLQEILTVKSDDVVGRVKTYEAIVKGQNVPKPGIPESFKVLIKELQSLGLDMKVLDSDNNEIELKESIDDDMEEIGFAVAPTEDIGEDVVVSSEIEDGFDIAEAEDTEESDFAQDLLFEEEESAAEVYEQEEDFE from the coding sequence ATGGTGAAGCCCGTAAGACTTGGCAATAACACCCGGATGAGTTTTTCAAAGATCGACGAGATTTTGGAGATGCCGAATCTGCTCGAGGTCCAGAAGAAGTCCTACCGGTGGTTTTTGGAGGAGGGGCTCCGGGAAGTTTTCAACGACGTATCGTCCATCACCGATTACACGGGCAATCTGGTACTCGATTTTATTGACTACAATCTCGAAGAGAAGAGCAAATACAACGTCGAGGAGTGCAAGGAGCGCGACGCCACTTATGCGGCGCCGCTGAAAGTGCGTGTGCGCCTGGTCAACAAGGAGACGGGCGAGGTCAAAGAGCAGGAGATCTTCATGGGCGATTTCCCGCTGATGACCGACAGCGGCACCTTTGTGATCAACGGCGCGGAGCGCGTCATCGTCTCGCAGCTCGTGCGCTCGCCCGGCATCTACTACGGCATTAAAATGGATAAGACGGGAACGCGGCTGTTTGACACCACGGTTATCCCGAATCGCGGCGCCTGGCTCGAGTACGAGACCGACGCCAACAACGTCTTCTATGTGCGCATCGACAAAAACCGCAAAACGCCTGTGACCACTCTTATCCGCGCGCTCGGCGCGGGCAGCGACGAGGAGATTCTCGAGATCTTCGGCGAAGATGAGCGCATCGGCGCCACCATTGAAAAAGATCCGACCAAGAACACGGAGGACGCGCTCATCGAGATCTACAAAAAGCTGCGTCCGGGCGAGCCGCCAACACTCGACAGCGCGCAGACGCTGTTCCACAACATGTTCTTCGATGTGCGCCGCTATGACCTCTCAAAGGTCGGCCGCTACAAATACAACAAGAAGCTCGCGCTCGGCTCGCGCATCATGGGCAAGCAGCTTGCCCAGCCGGTTGTCAGTCCCATGACCGGTGAGATTCTCGCCGAGGAGGGCGAGGTGCTCAGCAAGCAGAAAGCTTTTGCCATTCAGGACTCCGGCGTGTCGACCGTGTATCTCAAAGTGGAAGATCGAATTGTCAAGGTCTTCTCCAACGGCATGGTAGACGCGGCAAAGTTCCTGCCCTTTGACCCGCATGAGGCGGGTATCCGTGAGAGAGTCAAATTCGACGTTCTGCGCGAGATCATGGAGAGCGCGAAAGATGAGCAGGAGCTCAAGAAGACCCTGCGTGAGAGAAACGACGATCTGATTCCCAAGCACATCACCGTCGACGACATCTATGCGTCGATCAACTATCTCAACTGTCTCGCTTCCGACATTGGTACCGACGACGACATCGACCATCTCGGCAACCGCCGCATCCGCTCGGTCGGCGAGCTGCTGCAGAACCAGTTCCGCATCGGCCTTGCCCGTATGGAGCGCGTCATCCGCGAGAGAATGACCATTCAGGATCTCGACATTGTGACGCCGCAGGCGCTGATCAACATCCGCCCGGTCGTCGCAGCCATCAAGGAGTTTTTCGGCTCCTCGCCGCTTTCGCAGTTCATGGATCAGACGAACCCCCTCGCGGAGCTGACCCACAAGAGAAGACTCTCGGCGCTCGGTCCCGGCGGCCTCTCGCGTGACCGTGCCGGATTTGAGGTTCGCGACGTGCACCACAGCCACTACGGCAGAATGTGCCCGATTGAGACTCCTGAGGGACCGAACATCGGCCTGATTTCCTATCTGTCCTCCTTTGCGCGCATCAACGAGTACGGCTTCATTGAGGCCCCCTACCGTCGCGTGGACAAGGAGACCGGCGTCGTGACAAACGAGATCACCTACATGACCGCCGATATGGAGGACGATTTCATCGTCGCGCAGGCATCCGAGCCGCTCGACGAGAACAACAAATTCAAAAACAGAAAGGTCGCCGCGCGTTACCGCGATGAGATCCTCGAAATCGAGCGTGAGCAGATCGACTATATGGACGTGTCGCCGAAGATGGTCGTCTCGGTCGCGACCGCGATGATTCCCTTCCTTGAGAACGACGACGCGAACCGCGCGCTGATGGGCTCGAACATGCAGCGCCAGGCTGTGCCGCTGCTGCGCACCGAGTCGCCGATTGTCGGCACCGGTATGGAGTACAAGGCGGCCGTCGACTCGGGAGTTGTCACGGTGGCAAAGCAGGCGGGTATCGTGGAGAGTGTCGCGGCGAATGAGATTGTCATCCGCGGCGACAACGGCGAGACCGACCGCTACCACCTGATCAAATTCCTGCGCTCCAACCAGGGTACCTGTATCAACCAGCGTGCCATTGTCAACAATGGTCAGAGAGTGGAAAAAGGCGAGGTCATCGCCGATGGCCCCTCGACGGACAACGGTGAAATTGCCCTTGGGCGCAACATGCTCATCGGCTTTATGACCTGGGAGGGCTACAACTACGAGGACGCCGTTTTGATCAACGAGCGTCTTGTGCGCGACGATCTGTTCACCTCGATTCACATTGAGGAGTATGAGACCGAGGCCCGCGACACCAAGCTCGGACCGGAGGAGATCACAAGAGAGATTCCAAACGTCGGCGAGGACGCGCTCAAGGACCTTGACGAGCGCGGCATCATCCGCGTCGGCGCCGAGGTTCGCTCGGGCGACATTCTCGTCGGCAAGGTCACCCCGAAAGGCGAGACCGAGCTGACCGCCGAGGAGCGCCTGCTGCGCGCCATCTTCGGCGAAAAGGCCCGTGAGGTGCGCGACACCTCGCTGCGCGTTCCGCACGGTGAGAGCGGCATCATTGTCGACGTCAAGGTCTTCACCCGCCAGAACGGCGATGAGATGTCGCCGGGCATCAACATGGTGGTGCGCTGCTACATCGCGCAGAAGAGAAAGATCTCCGTCGGCGACAAAATGGCCGGCCGCCACGGCAACAAGGGCGTCGTCTCGCGGATTCTCCCGCAGGAGGATATGCCTTTCATGCCCGACGGAACTCCGCTTGACATTGTGCTCAACCCCCTCGGCGTCCCGTCCCGAATGAACATCGGGCAGGTGCTGGAGGTCCACCTCGGCATGGCCGCAAAGAAGCTGGGCTGGAAGATCATGACCCAGGTCTTCGACGGCGCGAACGACGACGACATCGCCGAGTGCATTGAAAAGGCCGGCATGAGAGCCGACGGCAAGACCATTCTCTACGATGGACGCACCGGCGAGGAGTTTGACAATCCCGTCACCGTCGGTTATATGTACTATCTCAAGCTCCACCATCTGGTTGACGACAAGATTCACGCCCGCTCGACCGGTCCCTACTCGCTGGTTACACAGCAGCCGCTCGGTGGCAAGGCGCAGTTCGGCGGCCAGCGCTTCGGCGAGATGGAGGTCTGGGCCCTTGAGGCTTACGGCGCTGCCTACACGCTGCAGGAGATTCTCACCGTCAAGTCGGACGACGTGGTCGGCCGCGTGAAGACGTATGAGGCGATTGTGAAAGGGCAGAACGTACCGAAGCCCGGCATTCCGGAGTCTTTCAAGGTGCTCATCAAGGAGCTGCAGTCCCTGGGTCTTGACATGAAAGTGCTCGACAGCGACAACAACGAGATCGAACTCAAGGAGTCGATTGACGACGACATGGAGGAGATCGGATTTGCCGTCGCGCCGACGGAGGACATCGGAGAGGATGTCGTTGTCAGCTCTGAGATCGAAGACGGCTTTGACATCGCGGAGGCGGAGGACACCGAGGAGTCCGACTTCGCGCAGGATCTTCTCTTTGAAGAGGAGGAGTCCGCCGCGGAGGTCTACGAGCAAGAAGAGGATTTTGAATAA
- a CDS encoding RrF2 family transcriptional regulator, giving the protein MRITQEADYAVRIIYFLSRDGKKSDAKSISEAIGVTTRFSLKILRKLTQAGYIKSFKGASGGYMLQKPANEITLHDVITLIDGPIEINKCLRADFDCTRMDDKNCCPFHIFFEQLSADIAGRLSEVTFADVD; this is encoded by the coding sequence ATGAGGATTACACAGGAAGCCGATTATGCGGTGCGCATCATCTACTTTCTGTCGCGCGACGGAAAGAAGAGCGACGCGAAGAGCATTTCGGAGGCGATTGGCGTCACGACGCGGTTTTCTCTGAAAATCCTGAGAAAGCTCACCCAGGCAGGGTACATCAAATCGTTTAAGGGGGCAAGCGGCGGCTATATGCTGCAGAAGCCGGCCAATGAGATAACGCTTCACGATGTGATCACACTGATTGACGGCCCGATTGAAATCAACAAGTGCCTGCGCGCTGATTTCGACTGCACCCGTATGGACGATAAGAACTGCTGCCCGTTTCACATTTTCTTTGAGCAGCTCTCCGCCGACATAGCGGGGCGCCTGTCCGAAGTCACCTTTGCCGACGTCGACTGA
- the murC gene encoding UDP-N-acetylmuramate--L-alanine ligase, translating to MSNHTDCDFTKIHSIHFAGIGGVSMSALAEIMLHRGYTVTGSDINDSETVAHLRERGAKVAIGHRAENVAGADLFVYTAAIKKENPEYVYAEEHGIPIMERAVFLGAIMRDYACPIGVAGTHGKTTTTSMLSQILLGAGLDPTVLVGGTLPLIGGNYHIGSHELMVFEACEYVDSFLNFCPKVAIVLNVEADHLDYFKDLEAIKTSFAKFESLCGPDGTVIVNADDPNALETTKGYCGRVITFSTTDPSCDYYAHYDGLKRGFPEFHVTEHGEPLGEVILSVPGRHNVLNALASIAAARLLKLDFSVIRQQLEKFTGANRRFQLIGKRNEIVVVDDYAHHPSEIRATLLAAKNLHFNRIICVFQPHTYSRTRALFDDFAAALRIPDVTFLCDIYAAREKNTYNISSQDLARDIPGAVYCGDFETAAANLRRIACPGDLILTMGAGDVYRVGHLFLD from the coding sequence ATGAGCAATCACACAGACTGTGACTTTACAAAAATACATAGCATCCACTTTGCCGGCATCGGCGGCGTCAGCATGAGTGCGCTGGCGGAGATCATGCTCCACCGCGGCTACACCGTCACCGGCAGCGATATAAACGACAGCGAGACGGTGGCCCATCTGCGCGAGAGGGGCGCCAAGGTCGCCATCGGCCACCGGGCCGAAAATGTTGCCGGCGCAGATCTCTTTGTCTATACCGCAGCCATCAAAAAGGAAAATCCGGAGTATGTCTACGCCGAGGAGCACGGCATTCCCATTATGGAGCGCGCGGTCTTTCTCGGCGCGATCATGCGCGACTATGCCTGCCCCATCGGCGTCGCGGGTACCCATGGCAAGACGACCACCACTTCCATGCTCTCTCAGATTCTGCTCGGTGCAGGGCTCGACCCCACCGTTCTCGTCGGCGGGACGCTTCCGCTCATCGGCGGCAACTACCACATCGGCTCCCATGAGCTGATGGTCTTTGAGGCCTGCGAGTATGTCGACAGCTTTCTCAACTTCTGTCCCAAGGTGGCAATCGTTCTCAATGTTGAGGCCGACCACCTCGACTACTTCAAGGATCTTGAGGCGATCAAGACGTCGTTTGCCAAATTTGAGTCGCTCTGTGGGCCCGATGGAACCGTTATTGTCAATGCCGACGACCCCAACGCGCTTGAGACGACAAAGGGCTACTGTGGCCGTGTCATCACCTTTTCCACCACCGATCCGTCCTGCGATTACTACGCCCACTATGACGGCCTCAAACGCGGCTTTCCCGAGTTCCATGTCACCGAGCACGGCGAGCCCCTGGGCGAAGTCATTTTGTCTGTACCGGGGCGGCACAATGTGCTCAATGCCCTTGCCTCCATCGCCGCCGCCCGGCTGCTGAAGCTCGACTTTTCTGTCATCCGGCAGCAGCTTGAGAAATTCACCGGTGCAAATCGCCGCTTTCAGCTCATCGGCAAGCGCAATGAGATCGTGGTGGTGGACGACTATGCCCACCACCCCTCCGAAATCCGCGCAACGCTGCTCGCGGCAAAGAATCTTCACTTTAACCGCATCATCTGCGTCTTTCAGCCGCATACCTACTCGCGCACCCGCGCGCTCTTCGACGACTTTGCCGCCGCTCTGCGCATACCCGATGTCACATTTCTGTGCGACATCTACGCCGCACGCGAGAAGAACACCTACAACATCTCCTCGCAGGACCTCGCCCGAGACATTCCCGGCGCGGTCTACTGCGGTGACTTTGAGACCGCCGCTGCCAATCTGCGGCGCATCGCCTGCCCAGGAGATCTGATTCTCACCATGGGCGCGGGCGACGTTTACAGGGTCGGTCATCTGTTTTTGGACTAA
- the ftsH gene encoding ATP-dependent zinc metalloprotease FtsH yields MSKLKEVKSPKRSLIYYYVIVLIVILLFNAFIYPLLVHPQTVEVDYGKFVKMIEAGEVKTVELQEQQIVFLPKDENDKNIYITSAIMQDWQIVDRLIDADVEFNKIYPTEMSPLASFLLSWVLPLVIFGFLGRMLSKSLMNKMGGGTGAMQFGKSNAKVYVAAQTGKTFQDVAGQDEAKEALREIVEFLHNPEKFRAIGAKLPKGALLVGPPGTGKTLLAQAVAGEAQVPFFSISGSEFVEMFVGMGAARVRDLFKQASEKAPCIVFIDEIDTIGKKRDGAGVGGNDEREQTLNQLLTEMDGFDAGKGVVILAATNRPESLDPALLRPGRFDRRVPVELPDLAGREAILKVHAKRVSMDESIDYNAIARATSGASGAELANIINEAALAAVKAGRSKVLQRDLEEAVETVIAGYQRKSAVISPREKKIVAYHEIGHAMVAAMQKHSAPVHKITIVPRTSGALGYTMQVDETERLLMSRQEAFDKIATLTGGRAAEEIIFGSYTSGASNDIEQATKLARAMVARLGMSETFDMMALETQQNAYLGGDSTLACSEQTAAKVDAEVLALIKEAHKKATQIIEANLDKMHELASYLLEKETITGEEFMGILNAGK; encoded by the coding sequence ATGAGTAAATTGAAAGAAGTAAAATCTCCCAAGCGCTCCCTGATATACTACTACGTCATCGTTCTGATTGTCATTCTTCTGTTCAATGCCTTTATCTACCCTCTTCTGGTGCATCCTCAGACGGTGGAAGTTGACTATGGAAAGTTTGTCAAAATGATTGAAGCCGGCGAGGTCAAGACGGTGGAACTGCAGGAGCAGCAGATCGTCTTTCTGCCCAAGGATGAAAACGACAAGAACATCTACATAACGAGCGCCATCATGCAGGACTGGCAGATTGTCGACCGCCTGATTGACGCCGATGTGGAGTTCAACAAGATCTATCCGACAGAGATGTCGCCGCTTGCAAGCTTTCTGCTGAGCTGGGTGCTGCCGCTTGTCATTTTCGGGTTCCTCGGGCGGATGCTCTCAAAATCCCTGATGAACAAGATGGGCGGCGGGACCGGCGCCATGCAGTTTGGCAAGAGCAACGCCAAGGTTTACGTTGCCGCTCAGACCGGCAAGACCTTTCAGGATGTCGCCGGACAGGATGAGGCCAAGGAAGCTCTCAGAGAAATCGTCGAGTTTTTACACAATCCCGAAAAGTTTCGCGCCATTGGCGCGAAGCTGCCAAAGGGCGCGCTTCTCGTAGGTCCTCCCGGAACCGGCAAAACGCTTCTCGCGCAAGCCGTGGCCGGCGAGGCGCAGGTTCCTTTCTTCTCAATCTCCGGCTCCGAGTTTGTCGAGATGTTCGTCGGCATGGGCGCTGCGCGTGTGCGCGACCTGTTCAAGCAGGCCTCTGAAAAGGCCCCCTGCATCGTCTTCATTGATGAGATCGACACCATCGGCAAAAAGCGCGACGGCGCTGGCGTAGGCGGAAACGACGAGCGCGAGCAGACCTTAAATCAGCTCCTCACCGAGATGGACGGCTTCGACGCCGGAAAGGGTGTTGTCATCCTCGCCGCCACCAACCGCCCGGAATCGCTCGACCCCGCTCTGCTGCGCCCCGGTCGGTTTGACCGGCGCGTCCCCGTGGAGCTGCCGGATCTCGCGGGCCGCGAGGCCATTTTGAAAGTTCATGCAAAGCGCGTGAGCATGGATGAGAGCATCGACTATAACGCCATCGCCCGCGCCACCTCCGGCGCGTCCGGCGCAGAACTTGCAAACATCATCAACGAAGCTGCGCTCGCCGCAGTCAAAGCCGGGCGGTCCAAGGTCCTCCAGCGCGATCTGGAGGAGGCGGTCGAGACTGTCATCGCGGGCTACCAGAGAAAGAGCGCGGTCATCTCTCCCAGGGAGAAGAAAATTGTCGCCTACCACGAAATCGGCCATGCAATGGTCGCCGCCATGCAGAAGCACTCGGCGCCCGTGCACAAAATCACCATCGTACCGCGCACCTCGGGTGCGCTCGGCTACACCATGCAGGTCGATGAGACCGAGCGTCTGCTCATGAGCCGGCAGGAGGCTTTTGACAAAATCGCCACGCTCACCGGCGGCCGCGCCGCCGAAGAGATCATCTTCGGCAGCTACACCTCCGGGGCGTCAAACGACATCGAACAGGCGACCAAGCTCGCACGCGCCATGGTGGCACGGCTCGGCATGTCCGAGACCTTTGACATGATGGCTCTCGAAACCCAGCAAAACGCCTATCTCGGCGGTGACAGTACGCTCGCCTGTTCCGAGCAGACGGCGGCAAAAGTGGACGCCGAAGTGCTCGCCCTGATCAAGGAAGCCCACAAAAAAGCGACGCAGATCATCGAGGCCAATCTCGATAAAATGCACGAGCTCGCCTCGTATCTTCTCGAGAAAGAGACCATCACCGGCGAGGAGTTTATGGGCATTTTAAACGCGGGCAAATAG
- a CDS encoding GNAT family N-acetyltransferase yields the protein MQIWLEANQQAHDFVPPDYWRNHYAEVSRLLPQAEVHVLEEGGEILGFIGLDGEYVAGLFVRRDARGRGVGRALLAHARRTHRCLTLQVYRENSRAVAFYEREGFHIQSEQTDESTGCTELLMEWRA from the coding sequence ATGCAAATCTGGCTCGAAGCCAATCAGCAGGCGCACGATTTTGTCCCGCCGGACTACTGGCGCAATCACTATGCCGAGGTGTCGCGGCTGCTGCCGCAGGCAGAGGTGCATGTCCTGGAAGAGGGAGGCGAGATCCTCGGTTTTATCGGCCTTGACGGCGAGTATGTTGCGGGGCTCTTTGTACGCCGTGACGCGCGCGGCAGGGGAGTCGGCCGCGCGCTTCTCGCCCACGCCCGGCGCACGCACCGCTGCCTGACGCTTCAGGTGTACCGGGAAAACAGCCGGGCGGTTGCCTTTTATGAGCGCGAGGGCTTTCACATCCAATCGGAGCAGACGGACGAGAGCACGGGCTGCACGGAGCTTCTCATGGAGTGGAGAGCATAG
- a CDS encoding iron-containing alcohol dehydrogenase, whose protein sequence is MDNFTFCSPTLFAFGRGEERRTGELVRKSGGSRVLLHYGGGSIKRSGLYDRVMAALHEQGLSVCELGGVRPNPRSGLVYEGIALARRERVDFVLAVGGGSVIDSAKAIAAGAVYEGDFLDFYKGKIVTSSLPVGVVLTIPAAGSEGSPNTVITNEKTGVKKGGRGEVLRPRFAVLNPELCFTLPPYQSASGATDMMAHVLERYFTTTQNVELTDRLCEAVLLTVMSELPKVLRDPTDYDAQANLMWAGTVAHNNSCGVGRTQDWGSHALEHQLSALYDVAHGAGLAVMFPAWMRYVCHRDTARFVKLATRVFGCEENTADPMSTALEGIDRFVAFLRSVGMPTTFGEIGAREQDIPRMVELMGVSEEKKVGVFFPMGPRDVEAIYRLAL, encoded by the coding sequence ATGGACAATTTTACTTTTTGCAGCCCGACGCTGTTTGCGTTTGGCCGGGGAGAAGAGCGGCGCACCGGCGAGCTGGTGCGAAAGTCCGGAGGCTCGCGGGTGCTACTGCATTACGGCGGCGGCAGCATCAAGCGCAGCGGTCTCTACGACCGCGTCATGGCCGCACTTCACGAGCAGGGCCTTTCGGTCTGCGAGCTCGGCGGCGTGCGGCCGAATCCGCGCAGCGGCCTTGTCTATGAGGGGATTGCGCTGGCGCGGCGCGAACGGGTGGACTTTGTTCTGGCGGTCGGCGGCGGCTCGGTGATCGACTCGGCCAAGGCCATTGCGGCAGGGGCTGTCTACGAGGGTGACTTTCTCGATTTTTACAAGGGCAAGATTGTCACAAGCAGCCTGCCGGTCGGCGTGGTGCTGACCATTCCGGCGGCAGGCAGCGAGGGGTCGCCGAACACCGTCATCACCAACGAGAAGACTGGCGTCAAAAAGGGGGGCAGAGGTGAGGTGCTGCGCCCACGCTTTGCGGTTCTCAACCCGGAGCTCTGCTTCACGCTGCCACCCTACCAGAGCGCGAGCGGCGCGACCGATATGATGGCGCATGTGCTCGAGCGCTATTTTACCACAACGCAAAATGTCGAGCTGACCGACCGGCTCTGCGAGGCGGTGCTGCTCACGGTGATGAGCGAGCTGCCGAAAGTGCTGCGGGACCCGACCGACTACGACGCGCAGGCAAACCTGATGTGGGCGGGAACCGTGGCGCACAACAACTCCTGCGGCGTCGGCCGAACGCAGGACTGGGGTTCTCACGCGCTGGAACATCAACTCTCGGCGCTCTATGATGTGGCGCACGGAGCGGGACTCGCGGTGATGTTCCCGGCGTGGATGCGCTATGTTTGCCACCGGGATACGGCGCGCTTTGTCAAGCTCGCGACGCGGGTGTTCGGCTGCGAGGAGAACACTGCCGACCCGATGAGCACCGCGCTCGAGGGAATCGACCGGTTCGTCGCCTTTCTGCGCAGCGTCGGTATGCCGACAACCTTTGGCGAGATCGGCGCAAGGGAGCAGGACATCCCGCGCATGGTGGAGCTCATGGGCGTGAGCGAGGAGAAAAAAGTGGGCGTGTTCTTCCCGATGGGGCCGAGAGACGTTGAGGCGATCTATCGCCTGGCGCTGTAG
- a CDS encoding coenzyme F420-0:L-glutamate ligase, which translates to MARTVGTVSRGIRAPIIREGDDLAAIVVDSVLEASREEHFDIQDRDVIGVTEAVVARAQGNYATVDQIAGDVRAKFGGGTLGVVFPILSRNRFAICLRGIARGASKIVLMLSFPSDEVGNHLIDLDALDEKGVNPWTDVLTESRYRELFGENRHPFTGVDYVSYYSDLIREEGAEVEIVLANDARVILDYTKNVLNCDIHTRERTKRLLRSAGAEKVFGLDEILRAPFEGSGYNANYGLLGSNKATEHTVKLFPRDSEAFAHKVADMMLEKTGKHVEVLVYGDGAFKDPVGKIWELADPVVSPGHTEGLVGTPNELKLKYLADNQFADLKGEELRSAISHYIEKKSSDLKGSMESQGTTPRRLTDLIGSLCDLTSGSGDKGTPIIYIQGYFDNYAD; encoded by the coding sequence ATGGCAAGAACGGTAGGCACAGTTTCCAGGGGAATTCGCGCCCCCATCATCCGCGAGGGCGACGACCTCGCGGCCATTGTTGTAGATTCCGTACTCGAAGCTTCCCGAGAGGAGCATTTTGATATTCAGGACCGTGACGTCATCGGCGTCACAGAGGCGGTCGTTGCGCGAGCCCAGGGAAACTACGCGACGGTCGACCAGATCGCGGGTGACGTCAGGGCGAAATTCGGCGGCGGCACGCTCGGCGTTGTGTTTCCCATACTCAGCCGCAACCGGTTTGCAATCTGCCTGAGGGGAATCGCACGCGGCGCGAGCAAAATCGTTCTGATGCTGAGCTTTCCGTCGGATGAGGTGGGCAATCACCTCATTGATCTCGACGCTCTCGACGAGAAAGGGGTCAATCCCTGGACGGATGTTCTGACCGAGAGCCGCTACCGCGAGCTCTTCGGCGAGAACCGGCACCCGTTTACCGGGGTCGACTATGTCTCCTACTACAGTGATCTGATTCGTGAGGAGGGGGCGGAGGTCGAAATCGTGCTGGCGAACGACGCGCGCGTCATACTCGACTACACAAAGAACGTGCTCAACTGTGACATTCACACCCGCGAGCGGACAAAGCGTCTGCTCCGGTCGGCGGGGGCTGAGAAAGTGTTTGGCCTCGATGAGATTCTGCGCGCTCCCTTTGAGGGAAGCGGCTACAATGCAAACTACGGTCTGCTCGGCTCCAACAAGGCAACCGAGCACACAGTCAAGCTCTTTCCGCGTGACAGTGAGGCGTTTGCCCACAAAGTGGCCGATATGATGTTGGAAAAGACCGGCAAACATGTTGAAGTGCTCGTCTATGGCGACGGCGCATTCAAGGATCCGGTCGGCAAGATCTGGGAGCTGGCGGATCCGGTGGTGTCGCCCGGCCACACCGAGGGTCTGGTCGGAACGCCCAATGAGCTCAAGCTCAAGTACCTGGCGGACAATCAGTTTGCCGATCTCAAGGGCGAGGAGCTCAGAAGCGCGATTTCGCACTACATTGAGAAAAAGAGCAGCGATCTCAAAGGCTCGATGGAATCACAGGGTACGACACCGCGCCGGCTGACCGATCTGATCGGCTCACTGTGCGATCTGACCTCGGGCAGCGGAGACAAGGGGACGCCCATCATCTACATTCAGGGCTATTTTGACAACTACGCAGACTGA